Proteins co-encoded in one Elusimicrobiota bacterium genomic window:
- the rsfS gene encoding ribosome silencing factor — protein MGHIFSPRQRTIYAKKICRLLDDKMAQNVHLLKMPQMESLCDYVIIATATSGPHLDALERYLRRELKGLGLVLGKPVEGRSSGSWRIVDAGFAVIHMMDEASRKRYNLEHIWSETEIVPFLQRKKSSKRRAKKAAGSY, from the coding sequence TTGGGACACATTTTTTCACCTCGACAGCGCACGATCTACGCGAAAAAAATTTGCCGTCTGCTTGACGACAAAATGGCCCAAAACGTGCACTTGCTCAAAATGCCGCAAATGGAATCTCTTTGCGATTACGTGATCATCGCCACCGCCACCTCGGGGCCGCACCTGGACGCCCTGGAACGCTACCTGCGCCGGGAGCTTAAAGGCCTGGGCTTGGTTTTGGGAAAACCCGTAGAGGGCCGGTCTTCCGGATCATGGCGCATTGTGGACGCGGGATTTGCGGTGATCCACATGATGGATGAAGCTTCGCGCAAACGCTACAATCTCGAACACATTTGGTCGGAAACGGAAATTGTTCCGTTCCTTCAAAGAAAAAAATCCTCCAAACGCCGCGCCAAAAAAGCCGCCGGCAGCTATTAA
- a CDS encoding MFS transporter, which produces MSFPFIPIYFEKRGLALGTIGLILAGNLVAHALGTLIGGRLTDDLGARKTMILSLRWRTGATVCLCAGILSHAPAPLIAAIVFGVTFVGHAFQPACDVYIASRFSYSDRNSAFSLMRVGVNAGWALGPAIGGLLAHALGYGALFLLTALLTLMNTRLLDQRLPFDPVKSDAPDIPSRPPFSVWLISLKNSVWRSFLAVNFLAAIAYSQIFTLLSLYCSRFQGQGEAAIGLLFGWNGVLVVATQLWVTRLFRNWALTAMNALGLAIYAAGYLLIAGASAWLGFFAAVTIVTMGEVIHSPALTALTANMASNYGGDNRQGLYVGLAQFTATLGSLAASVSGGYLLDHVGRMNSSLPWFVAAAVAMAAALGYHLLSRLITSREVLGLRMPVPARLAILK; this is translated from the coding sequence TTGTCTTTTCCTTTCATCCCCATTTATTTTGAAAAGCGGGGGTTGGCCTTGGGCACCATCGGGCTTATCTTGGCCGGCAATTTGGTGGCCCATGCCCTGGGCACGCTGATCGGCGGCCGTTTGACCGATGATTTGGGAGCCAGAAAAACCATGATTTTGTCGCTCAGATGGCGCACGGGAGCGACTGTTTGTTTATGCGCCGGTATTCTATCCCATGCCCCGGCGCCTTTGATCGCAGCTATTGTTTTTGGTGTGACCTTTGTGGGGCATGCCTTTCAACCGGCCTGTGATGTTTATATTGCTTCGCGTTTTTCCTACAGCGATCGAAACAGCGCCTTTTCGCTCATGCGCGTCGGGGTTAATGCAGGCTGGGCCCTGGGTCCTGCGATCGGCGGGTTGCTGGCTCATGCGCTGGGTTATGGAGCGTTGTTTTTGTTGACAGCCCTTCTGACGCTGATGAATACGCGTCTGTTGGATCAACGGTTGCCGTTTGACCCGGTTAAGAGCGACGCTCCGGATATTCCCAGCCGACCGCCTTTCAGCGTATGGCTGATCTCGCTGAAAAATTCGGTTTGGCGGTCTTTTCTGGCCGTCAATTTTTTGGCGGCCATTGCCTACAGTCAAATTTTTACCTTGCTCAGCCTTTATTGTTCTCGTTTCCAAGGGCAGGGGGAAGCCGCGATCGGGCTGTTATTCGGCTGGAATGGCGTTTTGGTGGTGGCGACTCAGTTGTGGGTGACCCGATTGTTTCGAAATTGGGCGTTGACGGCCATGAATGCCTTGGGCCTGGCGATTTATGCGGCGGGCTATCTGTTGATCGCCGGCGCCTCGGCTTGGCTCGGTTTTTTTGCGGCGGTGACCATCGTTACGATGGGGGAAGTTATTCATTCCCCCGCATTAACCGCTTTGACCGCTAATATGGCCAGCAATTACGGGGGCGACAATCGTCAGGGTCTTTATGTGGGTTTGGCTCAATTCACCGCAACCTTGGGTTCCTTGGCGGCCAGCGTTTCCGGCGGTTATCTGCTTGATCATGTCGGGCGGATGAATTCTTCGTTGCCGTGGTTTGTGGCCGCCGCAGTAGCTATGGCAGCGGCGTTGGGTTATCATCTCTTGAGCCGCCTGATTACTTCCCGGGAAGTTTTGGGGTTAAGAATGCCGGTGCCCGCGCGCCTTGCCATTTTGAAATAA
- the yqeK gene encoding bis(5'-nucleosyl)-tetraphosphatase (symmetrical) YqeK → MTRKPSRSVLLFGGAFDPVHNGHIRLLSAARQRINPDVTLVVPTCDEPAHKPPTLFPAEQRLALLKAALKKTEIAFWDFEIRKQRPAYTWETLAAAKRRWPGSRFYLLIGSDNVKDIPRWRHPQKILNDALLTLVIGRRPGIPVKSLPGRAIVLRGIFPAVSSRLIRKLLLEPGKRSRAAAMIPKAVRPLLDDWPGRKALVNAYIKERLPESRYRHSLAVAKLAVELSAIHGINPDKAELAALGHDASRVHERFRNLHEAVAHGRRSAALIRRLLALKDKDVLEAICGHTVGIPGMGRLAQLIYVADLAGYDRAFSQAEHVRRIARKDLREACREAVAVKFRYLIDDRQKIYPGSTLFWNSLI, encoded by the coding sequence ATGACACGAAAACCGAGCCGCTCCGTGCTGCTCTTCGGCGGCGCTTTCGATCCCGTTCATAACGGGCATATCCGCCTGCTCTCGGCCGCACGGCAACGAATCAACCCCGACGTGACGCTCGTTGTGCCCACTTGCGATGAACCCGCGCACAAACCGCCGACCCTGTTCCCGGCCGAACAACGATTGGCGTTGCTTAAGGCCGCCTTAAAAAAAACGGAGATCGCTTTCTGGGATTTCGAAATCCGCAAACAGCGTCCGGCCTATACTTGGGAAACCCTAGCGGCGGCCAAACGGCGCTGGCCGGGAAGCCGGTTCTATCTTTTGATCGGTTCGGACAATGTCAAGGACATCCCTCGTTGGCGGCATCCGCAAAAAATCTTAAACGATGCTCTACTGACCTTGGTCATCGGGCGCCGGCCTGGGATCCCGGTCAAGAGCCTGCCCGGCCGAGCCATCGTTCTGCGGGGAATATTTCCCGCAGTCTCATCGCGCCTCATCAGAAAACTTTTGCTTGAACCCGGAAAACGCAGCCGGGCCGCAGCCATGATCCCGAAAGCCGTCCGCCCCTTGTTGGACGATTGGCCCGGCCGCAAAGCGTTGGTTAACGCCTACATCAAAGAGCGCCTCCCGGAATCAAGGTACCGCCACAGCTTAGCGGTGGCCAAATTGGCCGTAGAACTGTCGGCCATTCACGGGATTAATCCTGACAAGGCGGAATTGGCCGCTCTTGGCCATGATGCGAGCCGCGTCCATGAACGCTTTCGAAATCTTCATGAGGCCGTTGCTCACGGGCGGCGCTCCGCGGCGTTAATCCGGCGCTTGCTGGCCCTTAAGGACAAGGACGTGCTTGAAGCCATCTGCGGCCATACCGTGGGCATCCCGGGCATGGGACGCCTGGCCCAACTGATTTATGTCGCGGATTTAGCCGGTTATGACCGGGCCTTTTCGCAAGCAGAACACGTTCGCCGAATCGCCCGGAAGGATCTCCGGGAAGCCTGCCGTGAAGCGGTCGCCGTCAAATTTCGCTATTTGATCGATGATCGGCAAAAAATTTATCCCGGCTCCACACTTTTCTGGAACAGCTTGATTTAA
- a CDS encoding metal-sulfur cluster assembly factor, with product MPATKDIAKALEPVIDPEIHLSIVDLGLIYGIDVDGGKVDVFMTLTTPMCPYGPMLQEATKRAVETVPGVTQAEVKLIWEPAWDPHQMCTEDAKINLGIMW from the coding sequence ATGCCGGCCACAAAAGACATCGCCAAGGCGCTGGAACCAGTCATCGACCCGGAAATCCACTTGAGCATCGTTGATTTGGGCTTGATTTACGGGATCGATGTTGATGGCGGCAAAGTCGACGTTTTCATGACCTTGACCACGCCCATGTGCCCTTACGGGCCCATGCTCCAGGAAGCGACCAAACGCGCCGTGGAAACCGTGCCCGGCGTCACTCAAGCCGAGGTCAAGCTGATTTGGGAACCGGCTTGGGATCCGCATCAAATGTGCACCGAGGATGCAAAAATCAACCTGGGGATTATGTGGTAA
- a CDS encoding SUF system NifU family Fe-S cluster assembly protein has protein sequence MGAFEEDLYRDVILDHFKNPRNKGVVNSPDIELTGANPFCGDEIQITAKLAGEKIQDLRINPNGCAISQASASMMAEALEGQSINEIKSRIQLFRNKMLSNGTDSWPEAMEDMESLEGVKKYPVRVKCAVLAWNTLSEGLAEYAIKGAGNKVALRHVEGE, from the coding sequence ATGGGCGCTTTTGAAGAAGACCTTTACCGCGACGTTATTCTGGATCATTTTAAAAATCCCAGGAATAAAGGCGTCGTCAATTCCCCTGATATCGAATTAACGGGAGCCAACCCTTTTTGCGGGGACGAAATTCAAATAACCGCCAAGCTCGCTGGAGAAAAAATTCAAGATTTGCGCATCAACCCCAATGGCTGCGCCATCTCCCAAGCCTCGGCCTCTATGATGGCCGAAGCGCTGGAGGGTCAATCCATCAACGAAATTAAATCCCGTATTCAGCTGTTCCGCAACAAAATGCTTTCCAATGGGACCGACTCCTGGCCCGAAGCCATGGAAGACATGGAATCATTGGAAGGCGTCAAAAAATACCCGGTGCGCGTCAAATGCGCGGTTTTGGCCTGGAATACCTTAAGCGAAGGCTTAGCCGAGTATGCGATCAAGGGAGCCGGGAACAAAGTGGCGTTGCGCCATGTTGAAGGAGAATAA
- a CDS encoding Rieske 2Fe-2S domain-containing protein, whose protein sequence is MPKIKIAQAAQIQNERTHIFTLADGKRVALRQMNETIYAFEDRCSHDDGEVATGPINEQAVVECPRHGARFDLKTGKAVRMPAIMPIEVYPVEVKNGEIWITIPESAAS, encoded by the coding sequence ATGCCCAAAATTAAAATCGCTCAAGCCGCCCAGATTCAGAACGAGCGAACTCATATTTTTACGCTGGCCGACGGCAAACGCGTCGCGCTTCGCCAAATGAATGAAACAATTTACGCCTTTGAGGACCGATGCAGTCATGACGACGGAGAAGTCGCCACCGGGCCGATTAATGAGCAGGCCGTCGTGGAATGCCCGAGGCATGGGGCCCGGTTTGATTTAAAAACAGGCAAAGCCGTGCGCATGCCGGCGATTATGCCGATCGAAGTTTATCCCGTGGAGGTCAAAAACGGTGAAATCTGGATTACAATCCCCGAAAGCGCCGCATCTTAA
- the smpB gene encoding SsrA-binding protein SmpB, whose amino-acid sequence MSKSEKKKILASNRKAYHRFHILETLEAGIVLTGAETKSAKGGHVALVDSYAVLKNGEAWLLNCHIAPYAYDTSRSAEPARTRKLLLKKVEIERVMGKIQAKGLTAVPLEVYVNEKGRVKLSLALCKGKTGIDRRDDIKRRDIDREMAGKYKIK is encoded by the coding sequence ATGTCTAAGTCAGAAAAAAAGAAGATTTTAGCCAGCAACCGCAAAGCCTATCACCGTTTCCATATTTTGGAGACCCTGGAGGCGGGGATTGTCTTGACCGGCGCTGAAACCAAATCCGCCAAAGGCGGACACGTGGCGTTGGTGGACAGTTACGCCGTGCTTAAAAACGGCGAGGCCTGGCTGTTGAATTGTCATATCGCGCCGTATGCCTATGACACTTCGCGCTCGGCCGAACCCGCGCGCACGCGTAAGCTCCTACTCAAAAAAGTCGAAATCGAGCGGGTGATGGGCAAGATTCAAGCCAAAGGATTGACCGCCGTGCCGCTTGAGGTCTACGTCAATGAGAAGGGCCGGGTTAAGCTGAGCCTGGCTCTGTGCAAGGGCAAAACAGGCATTGACCGCAGGGATGATATTAAACGTAGAGATATCGATCGGGAAATGGCGGGAAAGTACAAAATTAAATAG
- a CDS encoding cysteine desulfurase, translating to MDDIRRDFPLITQGKVVYLDNAATTQKPRAVIDALVEYYENYNANVHRGVYEISEKATDAYEAARKKIADFIGAKETASIIFTRNATEAVNLAAYAWGDANVNEGDEILLTEMEHHSNIVPWQLLAQRKKAVIRFVPYAPETGKPKWEDLPSLSSSKTRLIAFTHVSNSLGTINPVPELIAQIRRLAPGAKILIDGAQGVPHLPVNVAAWDCDFLVFSAHKMLGPTGIGVFYAKKDVLEGMGPFLGGGDMIKEVRLDGAKWNDLPWKFEAGTPNIADAIAFGAALDYLNAIGLKAIHEHEVALTTHALQRLRAIEGVTCYGTKTAPERCGVVSFNLKGMHPHDTGTLLAREGVAVRVGHHCNMPLMRRLGIMGTTRASFYLYNTIEEIDALAAAIPKIQKVFM from the coding sequence ATCGACGATATCCGCCGCGATTTCCCTTTAATCACCCAAGGCAAAGTCGTTTATTTAGACAATGCCGCGACCACGCAAAAACCCCGAGCCGTCATCGACGCGTTGGTGGAGTATTACGAAAACTACAATGCCAATGTTCATCGCGGCGTTTATGAAATTTCAGAGAAAGCTACCGATGCCTATGAAGCGGCCCGCAAAAAAATCGCTGATTTTATCGGCGCGAAAGAGACCGCCTCGATTATCTTCACCAGAAACGCCACCGAAGCGGTCAACCTGGCGGCTTATGCCTGGGGCGACGCCAATGTCAACGAAGGCGATGAAATCCTTTTGACGGAAATGGAGCATCATTCCAACATCGTGCCCTGGCAGCTTCTGGCCCAACGAAAAAAAGCCGTGATCCGTTTTGTCCCCTATGCTCCGGAAACCGGCAAGCCAAAATGGGAAGACTTGCCTTCATTGTCCTCGTCCAAAACCCGCCTCATCGCGTTCACCCATGTGTCCAATTCGCTGGGCACTATCAACCCTGTGCCGGAGCTGATCGCTCAAATCAGGCGCCTGGCGCCCGGCGCCAAAATCTTAATCGACGGGGCTCAGGGCGTGCCTCATTTGCCGGTTAATGTTGCGGCCTGGGATTGCGATTTTCTGGTTTTCTCCGCCCACAAAATGCTGGGGCCGACAGGCATCGGCGTCTTTTACGCAAAAAAAGACGTGCTGGAGGGCATGGGGCCGTTCCTGGGCGGCGGGGATATGATCAAGGAAGTACGCTTAGACGGCGCCAAATGGAATGATTTGCCCTGGAAATTCGAGGCCGGCACGCCCAATATCGCGGATGCCATCGCTTTCGGCGCGGCCCTGGATTACCTCAATGCCATCGGCTTGAAAGCCATTCATGAACATGAGGTGGCGTTAACCACCCATGCGTTGCAACGGCTAAGGGCCATTGAGGGCGTCACCTGTTACGGCACAAAAACCGCCCCGGAACGCTGCGGCGTGGTTTCCTTTAATCTTAAAGGCATGCACCCGCATGACACCGGCACGCTCTTGGCCAGGGAGGGTGTGGCCGTGCGCGTCGGGCATCATTGCAATATGCCCTTGATGCGCCGCTTGGGCATTATGGGCACGACACGGGCGAGCTTTTATCTCTACAACACCATCGAGGAAATCGATGCCCTGGCCGCGGCGATCCCCAAAATTCAGAAGGTGTTCATGTAA
- the obgE gene encoding GTPase ObgE, with product MIFLDRAKLFVSGGAGGDGCASFRREKFVPRGGPNGGDGGKGGDIYFEASSHVNTLYRLSLNPHIKADRGEHGLGKDQYGRSGKDVIVAVPEGTIVYDLTIPASIIPSQQEQDEARLKGVLLGELLKPGERLLVAKGGRGGRGNTAFKSNFNRAPREAEKGFPGEEKTLLLELKILADVGIAGLPNAGKSSLLARLTAARPKIAAYPFTTTHPVLGLCLWRDRRLLIADIPGLIEGAHQGRGLGHEFLRHIERTRALIHLIEPKEKGVMEDIRTVEREMGAWEKGLLKKPRLMVVSKADLGDLAQRSYREIRRRRPKAALFLISTQTGQGVTEMLDALARVALAV from the coding sequence ATGATTTTTCTTGATCGCGCAAAACTTTTTGTCTCCGGGGGAGCCGGCGGCGATGGTTGCGCCAGCTTTCGCCGGGAAAAGTTCGTTCCCCGCGGCGGGCCCAACGGCGGCGACGGCGGCAAAGGCGGGGATATTTATTTCGAAGCCTCAAGCCACGTCAACACTCTTTACCGGCTAAGCCTTAATCCTCATATTAAAGCCGATCGCGGCGAGCATGGTCTGGGCAAAGATCAATATGGCCGATCGGGCAAGGATGTGATCGTTGCGGTGCCGGAAGGAACCATCGTCTACGACCTGACCATTCCTGCGTCAATCATCCCGTCTCAGCAAGAGCAAGACGAAGCCCGGCTAAAAGGTGTTTTGTTGGGCGAATTACTTAAACCCGGCGAGCGATTGCTGGTGGCCAAAGGCGGGCGCGGCGGCCGGGGCAACACGGCTTTTAAATCGAATTTCAATCGGGCTCCGCGCGAGGCGGAAAAAGGTTTCCCCGGAGAGGAAAAAACCTTGCTTCTGGAATTAAAAATATTGGCGGACGTGGGCATTGCGGGTTTGCCTAATGCCGGGAAATCCAGCCTTTTGGCGCGCTTAACTGCGGCGCGGCCTAAAATAGCGGCTTATCCGTTTACGACCACGCATCCCGTACTGGGGCTTTGTTTATGGAGGGACCGGCGCTTGTTGATTGCGGATATTCCTGGGTTGATCGAAGGGGCGCATCAAGGCCGCGGCCTGGGCCACGAATTTTTGCGCCATATTGAGCGCACACGCGCCCTTATTCATTTGATTGAGCCCAAGGAAAAAGGGGTGATGGAGGACATCAGAACCGTGGAGCGCGAGATGGGCGCTTGGGAGAAGGGTTTGTTGAAAAAGCCGCGTTTGATGGTTGTTTCCAAGGCAGATTTAGGCGATTTAGCCCAGCGTTCGTATCGGGAAATCCGCCGTCGCCGGCCGAAAGCCGCGCTTTTTCTTATCTCCACTCAGACGGGTCAGGGCGTGACCGAAATGTTGGATGCTTTAGCCCGGGTGGCCCTTGCCGTTTAG
- the rpmA gene encoding 50S ribosomal protein L27, translating to MARSRSAGCPANGRDSPGQKLGVKVPGGVVVKKGAVLVRQRGTQFFQGQNVGMGRDHTLFALADGVVRFGYGRGGRRVVTILPAASA from the coding sequence ATGGCTAGGAGCAGATCAGCCGGTTGTCCGGCCAACGGCCGTGATTCACCCGGTCAAAAGCTCGGCGTCAAAGTGCCGGGCGGCGTCGTGGTCAAAAAAGGCGCCGTGCTGGTGCGTCAACGCGGCACTCAATTTTTTCAAGGGCAAAACGTCGGCATGGGCCGTGATCATACCTTGTTCGCTTTGGCCGACGGCGTGGTTCGTTTCGGCTACGGACGCGGCGGCCGCCGCGTGGTCACCATTCTTCCGGCCGCTTCGGCCTAA
- a CDS encoding type IV pilus twitching motility protein PilT, with protein sequence MELAEILKTACSQGASDIHFVVGMAPMARVRGEIVPVGGFNPLSHEELKSLIYSGLLEEHRAKFEEEWELDTSIQIEGLARFRVNVLREKDGIEAVMRVISYKIPTVEELQLTPEMIKLADLPRGLVLVTGPTGSGKSTTLACLLNLVNEKYKKTVVTVEDPIEFVYENKKSIFRQREVGQHTKSFTEALRRSLRQDPDVILVGEMRDLETISLAITAAETGHLCFGTLHTMDAPQTVDRIIDVFPAHQQQQIRVQLSTVLAAVISQTLLPAKDGKSRVAAREFMLTTPAIANLIREGKTHMIYQAVDTSAKLGMFPLDRNLAELVKKGAVALTEAMAHAKNPQLLQTLTGSGAPRAATAVG encoded by the coding sequence ATGGAACTTGCCGAAATTCTGAAAACCGCCTGCTCCCAAGGGGCTTCGGATATTCATTTCGTGGTCGGCATGGCGCCCATGGCCCGGGTCCGGGGAGAAATCGTTCCGGTCGGCGGCTTTAATCCTCTCTCGCATGAAGAACTCAAAAGCCTGATCTATTCCGGCCTTTTGGAAGAACACCGCGCCAAATTCGAAGAAGAATGGGAGCTCGACACCTCGATTCAAATCGAAGGGCTGGCCCGCTTCAGGGTCAACGTGCTGAGAGAAAAAGACGGCATCGAGGCCGTTATGCGCGTCATTTCCTATAAAATACCGACGGTCGAAGAACTCCAACTGACGCCGGAAATGATCAAACTGGCTGATCTGCCCAGGGGCTTGGTGCTGGTCACGGGACCCACCGGCTCGGGTAAATCCACCACCCTGGCCTGCTTGCTCAACCTGGTCAACGAGAAATACAAAAAGACGGTGGTTACCGTTGAGGACCCGATCGAATTCGTTTACGAAAATAAAAAATCCATTTTTCGCCAACGCGAAGTCGGCCAACACACCAAAAGTTTCACCGAAGCCCTAAGGCGCAGTTTGCGCCAGGACCCGGACGTTATCCTCGTGGGCGAAATGCGCGATTTGGAAACGATTTCCTTGGCCATCACAGCCGCGGAAACAGGGCATTTATGTTTCGGGACGCTGCACACCATGGACGCTCCTCAAACCGTAGACCGCATTATCGACGTTTTCCCGGCCCATCAACAACAACAAATCCGGGTTCAACTCTCAACAGTTTTAGCCGCGGTCATTTCCCAAACGCTCTTGCCTGCCAAGGACGGAAAAAGCCGGGTGGCGGCGCGCGAATTCATGCTGACGACGCCGGCTATCGCCAACCTGATCCGGGAAGGTAAAACGCATATGATTTACCAAGCCGTAGACACCAGCGCCAAACTCGGCATGTTCCCTCTGGATAGGAACCTGGCCGAGCTGGTCAAAAAAGGCGCCGTGGCTTTAACCGAAGCCATGGCTCATGCCAAAAATCCCCAACTGCTTCAAACGTTGACGGGATCGGGCGCTCCGCGCGCGGCCACGGCGGTCGGCTAG
- the purB gene encoding adenylosuccinate lyase, translated as MIERYQHPEITRIFSDENRFRLFLRIEVLLLEELARSLPIKPVEIARLKRLEKSIDVAAIREQEARTRHEITAFLNWVFAKMPGAQGVANYLHFGLTSNDLMDTALAVQMKEAADVVLDGLDRNLRTLEKLALRYRNLPVIARTHGIHAEVTSLGFKFLSFLSEGRRTCARFEAAHREIACGKLSGSVGNFASSAIDPATEERLLAKLGLSAEPAATQVVARDRHAVVLARLAIVGGWVERIAVEIRHGQRTEVAELSEPFAKGQHGSSSMPHKKNPILTENLCGLARLLRGYAAAALENMALWHERDISHSSAERVMIPDAFHAAAFMMKRLNETLSGLVVNERQIEKNLALLGDLTHSQAYLNVLIASGVPRKSAYSLIQAASLRALNNGGSLFEELVNDAHLPKGLKLKRLTPEDFLCQMNALYARAFKKKPS; from the coding sequence GTGATTGAACGCTACCAGCATCCTGAAATCACCCGGATTTTCAGCGATGAGAATCGTTTCCGTTTGTTCCTCCGCATCGAAGTTTTGCTGTTGGAGGAGTTGGCCCGCTCCCTTCCCATCAAACCCGTTGAAATCGCGCGCCTGAAACGTCTCGAAAAATCTATCGATGTCGCGGCCATCCGCGAACAGGAAGCCAGAACCCGGCACGAAATTACGGCCTTTCTCAATTGGGTGTTTGCCAAAATGCCGGGAGCTCAGGGCGTCGCCAATTACCTGCACTTTGGGCTCACCTCAAATGATTTGATGGACACGGCCCTGGCCGTTCAAATGAAAGAGGCCGCGGACGTCGTTCTCGACGGCCTGGATCGAAATTTACGGACGCTCGAGAAGCTCGCTCTGCGCTATCGGAACCTTCCGGTCATCGCCAGAACGCACGGCATTCACGCCGAGGTGACTTCGCTGGGCTTTAAATTTCTCTCGTTCCTAAGCGAAGGCCGGCGAACCTGCGCTCGGTTTGAGGCGGCCCATCGGGAAATCGCCTGCGGCAAATTATCCGGAAGCGTCGGCAATTTTGCCTCCAGTGCGATCGACCCGGCTACTGAGGAGCGGCTGTTGGCAAAATTGGGCTTGAGCGCCGAGCCTGCCGCGACCCAAGTGGTGGCCAGGGACCGGCATGCGGTTGTGTTGGCCCGGCTTGCGATTGTCGGCGGCTGGGTCGAGAGAATCGCGGTGGAAATTCGTCATGGGCAGAGAACCGAAGTCGCCGAATTATCCGAACCGTTCGCCAAAGGCCAGCATGGCTCTTCCTCCATGCCGCATAAAAAAAATCCGATTTTAACTGAAAATCTTTGCGGTTTGGCCCGGCTCTTAAGAGGGTACGCGGCGGCCGCCTTGGAAAACATGGCTCTTTGGCATGAGCGCGATATCAGCCATTCTTCGGCCGAGCGGGTGATGATCCCCGACGCGTTTCATGCGGCCGCTTTTATGATGAAGCGTTTGAATGAGACGTTAAGCGGACTCGTGGTCAATGAACGGCAAATCGAAAAGAATCTTGCCCTGTTGGGGGATTTGACCCATTCTCAAGCGTATTTGAATGTTTTAATCGCTTCGGGCGTGCCGCGCAAGAGCGCCTATTCTTTGATTCAGGCGGCCAGCTTGCGCGCGCTGAATAACGGAGGGAGTTTGTTCGAAGAGTTGGTCAATGACGCGCATCTGCCCAAAGGCTTAAAATTAAAACGATTGACGCCGGAAGATTTTTTATGCCAGATGAACGCCCTGTACGCGCGAGCCTTTAAAAAGAAACCCAGTTAG
- the rplU gene encoding 50S ribosomal protein L21, protein MSKAVVSFGSHQYAVLPGAHIQVLRLERSVGEEFDWDKVLLVMNGDAATIAGKPFVQGAKVKFRVVRHLRDKKVIVFKKRSKKAWRKRRGHRSDLTELEVMGINYG, encoded by the coding sequence ATGTCGAAAGCCGTCGTTTCATTTGGTTCTCACCAATACGCCGTTTTGCCCGGGGCGCATATTCAGGTTTTGAGGTTGGAGCGATCCGTGGGCGAGGAGTTTGATTGGGACAAAGTGCTGCTCGTGATGAACGGGGATGCGGCGACCATCGCCGGCAAACCTTTTGTTCAGGGGGCGAAAGTCAAATTTCGTGTGGTGCGGCATTTGCGCGATAAAAAAGTCATTGTTTTCAAAAAACGCTCCAAAAAGGCTTGGCGCAAACGGCGCGGGCATCGTTCGGATTTGACGGAATTGGAAGTGATGGGGATTAATTATGGCTAG